The Petropleomorpha daqingensis genome includes a window with the following:
- a CDS encoding TetR/AcrR family transcriptional regulator: MADVQPFVREPKQERSRQSFEKALDAAVALMVERRSGAFTLAEVAERAGVSIGSMYGRVDSKDDLIRSAHAREMARIRNEQEETFGTAAPADEDLPRLVRRIIVTTAEHLRRNAAVLAPLMVVGSQDPQVFAAGRQSYDGLVEGFCSALLTHRDEIRRADPDRAVAWSFDVVYSVVARYLGLGSAPEGALQGEWEKILDDLAEMVTAFLEGSTTR, from the coding sequence GTGGCCGATGTCCAGCCGTTCGTCCGTGAACCCAAGCAGGAGCGCAGCCGCCAGTCCTTCGAGAAGGCGCTCGACGCAGCCGTGGCGCTGATGGTGGAACGACGATCGGGCGCATTCACCCTCGCCGAGGTCGCCGAGCGTGCCGGGGTGTCCATCGGGTCGATGTACGGGCGGGTCGACAGCAAGGACGACCTGATCCGCTCGGCGCACGCCCGCGAGATGGCCCGCATCCGCAACGAGCAGGAGGAGACCTTCGGCACGGCTGCGCCGGCCGATGAGGACCTGCCCCGGCTCGTCCGACGCATCATCGTGACGACGGCGGAGCACCTGCGCCGCAACGCCGCGGTCCTGGCGCCACTGATGGTGGTCGGCAGCCAGGACCCGCAGGTCTTCGCGGCTGGACGCCAGAGCTACGACGGCCTCGTCGAGGGCTTCTGCTCGGCGTTGCTCACCCACCGCGACGAGATCCGACGCGCCGATCCGGACCGGGCCGTGGCCTGGAGCTTCGACGTCGTCTACAGCGTCGTGGCCCGCTACCTAGGGCTCGGGAGCGCGCCGGAGGGGGCGCTCCAGGGTGAGTGGGAGAAGATCCTCGACGATCTCGCAGAGATGGTGACGGCCTTCCTGGAGGGCTCGACCACGCGCTGA
- a CDS encoding alpha/beta hydrolase family protein has product MTQTQDQTQDKAQAAFDSFVALWTTGTTGGRRAPVLRRPDEVGLAYEDVTFPSMDGVPLEGWFIPAVGSDRLVIHNHFLPGNRYGYPGHLPEFGGLGGFEVSFLPEYKALHDAGYNVLAYDLRNHGMSGQGNGGIAGIGLTEYRDVIGSLRYAAFRPDTKGMKKVLLSVCLGADSTAVAWDKHPEEFSEIQAMVMLQPVSGRYIVEEFVKGVGMEDGYEKFDKAVHERTGFHLEEQSPLLHVAAVTVPTLVAQVRDDTMTRPQDVQDIYDAIPVEDKHLYWIEGTDKRFEGYNFFGTHPELPIDWFDKHLA; this is encoded by the coding sequence CAGGCGGCGTTCGACAGCTTCGTCGCCCTGTGGACTACCGGCACTACTGGAGGGCGTCGCGCGCCGGTGCTACGCCGTCCCGACGAGGTCGGACTGGCCTACGAGGACGTGACCTTCCCGTCGATGGACGGCGTCCCGCTCGAGGGATGGTTCATCCCGGCCGTGGGGTCTGATCGGCTGGTGATCCACAACCACTTCCTGCCCGGCAACCGGTACGGCTACCCCGGGCATCTGCCCGAGTTCGGCGGTCTCGGCGGATTCGAAGTGAGCTTCTTGCCCGAGTACAAGGCGCTGCACGACGCGGGCTACAACGTGCTGGCCTACGACCTCCGCAATCACGGCATGAGCGGTCAGGGCAACGGCGGCATCGCCGGGATCGGCCTGACTGAGTACCGCGACGTCATCGGGTCCCTGCGCTATGCCGCCTTTCGTCCCGACACCAAGGGCATGAAGAAGGTCCTGCTTTCGGTGTGTCTAGGAGCCGACTCCACCGCGGTTGCCTGGGACAAGCATCCCGAGGAGTTCTCCGAGATCCAGGCCATGGTGATGCTGCAGCCGGTGTCGGGTCGCTACATCGTCGAGGAGTTCGTCAAGGGCGTCGGCATGGAGGACGGCTACGAGAAGTTCGACAAGGCCGTCCACGAACGCACAGGGTTCCACCTCGAGGAGCAGTCACCGCTTCTGCACGTCGCGGCCGTGACCGTCCCCACATTGGTGGCCCAGGTGCGCGATGACACCATGACCCGCCCGCAGGACGTGCAGGACATCTACGACGCCATCCCGGTCGAGGACAAGCACCTGTACTGGATCGAGGGCACCGACAAGCGGTTCGAGGGCTACAACTTCTTCGGCACCCACCCCGAACTGCCCATCGACTGGTTCGACAAGCACCTCGCGTGA
- a CDS encoding SDR family oxidoreductase → MTKVLVLGAGGRIARRVIEMLAQQDVELTLLVRDAGRLEHAPQDARVVEGDVLDSDLLAATVRGQDIVYANLAGDLDTQARRIVETMEAEGVQRLIFITALGIYDEVPGAFGEWNRQQIGSMLKPYRAAADIIEASSLDYTILRPAWLTDDDEIDYEVTGRTEPFKGTEVSRKSVAALVGELVGAPDTRVRANLGVNKPGVAGDRPSFM, encoded by the coding sequence ATGACGAAGGTGCTCGTGCTGGGCGCCGGCGGCCGCATCGCACGGAGGGTCATCGAGATGCTCGCCCAGCAGGACGTCGAACTCACATTGCTGGTCCGCGATGCCGGCCGGTTGGAGCACGCGCCGCAGGACGCGCGGGTCGTGGAGGGCGATGTGCTCGACAGCGACCTGCTCGCGGCGACCGTCCGCGGACAGGACATCGTCTACGCGAACCTCGCAGGCGACCTCGACACCCAGGCGCGCCGCATCGTCGAGACCATGGAGGCCGAAGGCGTCCAACGCCTCATCTTCATCACCGCGCTCGGCATCTACGACGAAGTCCCCGGCGCCTTCGGTGAGTGGAACCGACAGCAGATCGGCTCCATGTTGAAGCCCTACCGTGCCGCCGCCGACATCATCGAGGCGTCGTCGCTTGACTACACGATCCTTCGCCCCGCATGGCTCACCGACGACGACGAGATCGACTACGAAGTAACCGGTCGCACCGAGCCGTTCAAGGGCACCGAGGTGTCCCGCAAGAGCGTCGCCGCCCTCGTAGGCGAACTGGTCGGCGCCCCCGACACCCGCGTTCGGGCCAACCTCGGCGTGAACAAGCCCGGAGTCGCCGGCGATCGCCCCAGCTTCATGTAG